One Mailhella massiliensis DNA segment encodes these proteins:
- the ispD gene encoding 2-C-methyl-D-erythritol 4-phosphate cytidylyltransferase, giving the protein MQRECWGVILAAGQGTRMAKATGGEAKQFLPYRGAPLWWSSAMAMAASPLVHGLVFVFPEERLEEAKNEALRLNAGHSCGVPFRFAAGGDRRQDSVRHGLDALPESCEKVLVHDGARPFVSTALVTRLALALDEEGTAGAVPGLAVTDTIKETDENGRITRTPPRETLRAVQTPQAFFTEELRTAHARAEEEGRTVTDDASLMEYCGKTVRVVEGEETNVKITHPRDLALLTPPSMPLPCCGYGYDVHAYGGNRPLMLGGVEIGGEYLIRAHSDGDVLLHALMDAVLGCFAGGDIGRLFPDSDPAFENIASSVMLDHVLTLAAEAGVRLVHADLTVVAQKPKLAPRADAIRRNVARLLDLPLDHVAFKATTEEKLGFTGELLGIKAVALVTALREERAAGRS; this is encoded by the coding sequence ATGCAACGGGAATGCTGGGGCGTCATCCTTGCCGCAGGGCAGGGAACACGCATGGCAAAGGCCACGGGCGGCGAGGCGAAACAGTTTCTGCCCTACAGGGGCGCGCCGCTCTGGTGGAGTTCGGCCATGGCCATGGCCGCTTCGCCTCTGGTGCACGGACTTGTGTTCGTCTTCCCCGAAGAACGGCTGGAAGAAGCGAAAAACGAGGCGCTCAGGCTCAATGCCGGGCATTCCTGCGGCGTGCCCTTCCGCTTCGCCGCAGGCGGCGACAGACGGCAGGACTCGGTACGCCACGGCCTCGACGCCCTGCCGGAAAGCTGTGAAAAGGTGCTCGTGCACGACGGCGCGCGTCCTTTCGTAAGCACGGCCCTCGTGACGCGGCTCGCCCTTGCCCTGGATGAGGAAGGTACGGCCGGAGCCGTTCCCGGCCTTGCCGTGACCGACACCATCAAGGAAACCGACGAAAACGGACGCATCACCCGCACGCCCCCGCGCGAAACTCTCCGCGCCGTGCAGACGCCCCAGGCCTTCTTTACCGAAGAACTCCGCACCGCCCATGCCCGCGCCGAAGAGGAAGGCCGGACCGTGACCGACGACGCCTCGCTCATGGAGTACTGCGGCAAAACCGTGCGCGTGGTGGAAGGAGAGGAAACCAACGTGAAGATCACCCACCCCCGCGATCTCGCCCTGCTCACGCCCCCGTCCATGCCCCTGCCCTGCTGCGGCTACGGCTACGACGTACACGCCTACGGCGGCAACCGTCCCCTCATGCTCGGCGGGGTGGAAATAGGCGGGGAATACCTCATCCGCGCCCATTCCGACGGCGACGTGCTGCTGCACGCCCTCATGGACGCCGTTCTCGGATGTTTTGCCGGGGGCGACATAGGCAGGCTCTTCCCCGACAGCGACCCGGCCTTTGAGAACATCGCCTCGTCCGTCATGCTCGACCATGTGCTCACTCTCGCCGCAGAAGCGGGCGTGCGCCTCGTCCATGCCGATCTCACCGTCGTGGCCCAGAAGCCGAAGCTGGCCCCCCGCGCCGACGCCATACGCCGCAACGTGGCCCGCCTGCTCGACCTGCCCCTCGACCATGTGGCCTTCAAGGCCACCACGGAAGAAAAACTCGGCTTCACCGGCGAACTTCTCGGCATCAAGGCCGTGGCCCTCGTCACGGCCCTGCGCGAAGAACGCGCCGCCGGCAGAAGCTGA
- a CDS encoding DsbA family protein has protein sequence MPFFIYVTDVFCPWCFGFAPVMQKLVARHGFPVRVLCGNLVDEPSDTSTMGTPRLRAFFRRLSDTTGRTLGEGFFRLLEEGRGVTMDSSRSALLMAALKKLAPGHAMEQMEAFQEAFYKDGLDVLSPADQAKVAARWGVEEKDLEAMLSSDRAKEAAARDMAEAEEILGDFVVYPTLFVKTDDGELHAVARGYAPFEEVEDKIEAALSCGASLSEASANACGMDGSCCR, from the coding sequence ATGCCGTTCTTCATTTATGTTACCGATGTGTTCTGCCCCTGGTGCTTCGGCTTTGCCCCCGTCATGCAAAAGCTCGTCGCCCGGCATGGTTTTCCCGTGCGCGTTCTCTGCGGCAATCTGGTGGATGAACCGTCCGACACGTCCACCATGGGCACGCCGCGCCTCAGGGCCTTTTTCCGGCGCCTTTCCGATACCACGGGCCGCACCCTCGGCGAGGGCTTCTTCCGCCTGCTGGAAGAGGGGCGGGGAGTCACCATGGATTCCTCCCGTTCCGCGCTTCTGATGGCCGCGCTCAAGAAGCTCGCCCCCGGCCATGCCATGGAACAGATGGAAGCCTTCCAGGAAGCCTTCTACAAGGACGGACTGGACGTGCTCTCCCCTGCCGATCAGGCGAAGGTGGCCGCACGCTGGGGTGTGGAAGAAAAGGATCTGGAAGCCATGCTCTCTTCCGACAGGGCAAAGGAGGCCGCCGCGCGCGACATGGCCGAGGCCGAGGAGATTCTCGGCGACTTCGTGGTTTATCCCACGCTTTTCGTGAAGACCGACGACGGCGAACTTCATGCCGTGGCCCGGGGCTACGCTCCCTTCGAGGAGGTGGAGGACAAAATCGAGGCCGCGCTTTCCTGCGGCGCGTCGCTTTCCGAAGCTTCCGCAAACGCCTGCGGCATGGACGGTTCCTGCTGCCGCTGA
- a CDS encoding Nif3-like dinuclear metal center hexameric protein produces MLQSELIRIIEQTAPLSLMAEWDHSGVQVASGREVIRHLAVCLDPMPEQLQAAVDAGADMVLTHHPLAMRPAFTDRRNGYTEALRILYSHDVPLYASHTTLDANPTGPGAWIADELGLTGRVILEKTGVFTAPDGTVAEGGFGCAGDLPEPMSLGGLCLALKRHLPLERMCSVARLTGDASRLIRRVAVCTGSGSSLMEEAAAAGADVFITGDVKYHDALALHSRQSGGSPDFCPMALLDVGHFSLEEEMTRRFALLLQKKLEGVNVTFLPGRDPFLPMTFLSEVPEVLS; encoded by the coding sequence ATGCTTCAAAGCGAACTCATCAGGATCATCGAACAGACGGCCCCGCTTTCGCTTATGGCAGAGTGGGACCATTCCGGCGTGCAGGTGGCTTCGGGCCGCGAAGTCATACGGCACCTTGCCGTATGCCTCGACCCCATGCCGGAACAGCTTCAGGCCGCCGTGGACGCCGGGGCGGACATGGTGCTCACGCATCACCCGCTTGCCATGCGTCCCGCCTTCACCGACAGGCGCAACGGCTATACCGAGGCTCTCCGCATCCTGTACAGCCACGACGTGCCCCTCTATGCGAGCCACACCACGCTGGATGCCAACCCCACGGGACCCGGCGCCTGGATTGCCGATGAACTCGGCCTTACCGGCCGCGTGATTCTGGAGAAGACGGGCGTGTTCACCGCGCCGGACGGCACGGTTGCGGAGGGCGGCTTCGGCTGCGCCGGGGATCTGCCCGAACCCATGAGCCTCGGCGGGCTGTGCCTTGCCCTGAAAAGGCACCTGCCTCTGGAGCGCATGTGCTCCGTCGCCCGGCTTACGGGAGACGCTTCGCGCCTCATCCGGCGCGTGGCCGTGTGCACGGGTTCCGGTTCCTCTCTCATGGAGGAGGCGGCCGCCGCAGGGGCGGACGTATTCATCACGGGCGACGTGAAGTATCACGATGCCCTTGCGCTGCATTCCCGCCAGAGCGGAGGCAGCCCGGATTTCTGCCCCATGGCGCTGCTCGATGTGGGGCATTTTTCCCTGGAAGAAGAAATGACGCGCCGTTTCGCGCTTCTTCTGCAGAAGAAGCTTGAAGGCGTGAACGTGACATTTTTGCCGGGCAGGGACCCTTTCCTGCCCATGACCTTTCTTTCTGAAGTACCGGAGGTACTGTCGTGA
- a CDS encoding zinc ribbon domain-containing protein, with amino-acid sequence MSLYIDQIRQLVALQHVDDGIHAVNAELEAAPMEVETLQKRFNSQDAQRNWILDKLQHIQEQQKRLDADIQDDESRLVNSKNKLMQVENDREYQAMIREMDTMERQNQTREEERMALQEERSLQESNLHSVEETWNELKAELESQRENLEKRLAECRTKLEALEVQRAEVSALISPPVLSRYEFIRNRLRHPVIVSVEAGVCSGCHIAIPPQVFIDLQRGNHIMSCPNCQRLMYWAHDYQDPDAPKPQPRVEENAE; translated from the coding sequence GTGAGCCTCTATATCGACCAGATCCGCCAGCTTGTGGCTCTCCAGCATGTGGACGACGGCATTCACGCCGTCAACGCCGAGCTCGAAGCCGCGCCCATGGAAGTGGAAACCCTGCAGAAGCGCTTCAATTCCCAGGATGCCCAGCGCAACTGGATTCTGGACAAGCTCCAGCATATCCAGGAACAGCAGAAGCGTCTCGACGCCGACATTCAGGACGATGAATCCCGCCTCGTGAACAGCAAGAACAAGCTCATGCAGGTGGAAAACGACCGCGAATATCAGGCCATGATCCGTGAAATGGACACCATGGAACGCCAGAATCAGACCCGCGAGGAAGAGCGCATGGCCCTGCAGGAGGAACGTTCCCTGCAGGAAAGCAATCTCCATTCCGTGGAAGAAACCTGGAACGAGCTCAAGGCCGAACTGGAAAGCCAGCGCGAAAACCTGGAAAAGCGCCTCGCCGAATGCCGCACGAAGCTGGAAGCTCTGGAAGTTCAGCGCGCGGAAGTGAGCGCCCTCATTTCCCCGCCCGTGCTCAGCCGCTATGAATTCATCCGCAACCGTCTGCGCCACCCCGTCATCGTCTCCGTGGAAGCGGGCGTGTGCTCCGGCTGCCACATCGCCATTCCTCCGCAGGTGTTCATCGACCTGCAGCGCGGCAATCACATCATGAGCTGCCCCAACTGCCAGCGCCTCATGTACTGGGCCCACGACTATCAGGACCCCGACGCGCCCAAGCCTCAGCCCCGTGTTGAGGAAAACGCGGAATAA
- a CDS encoding DHA2 family efflux MFS transporter permease subunit, with protein sequence MLTTRDMFTGLPMITAAAFFMQTLDGTILNTALPSIAEAMHRSPFSMQLAVISYTLTVALLIPLSGWLADTFGTRRVFLSSVVLFTAGSVLCAMSGSLPFLVAARVVQGVGGAMMVPVSRLTLMRAYSREDFVKVFNFITIPGLVGPVAGPIIGGWLVTYASWHWIFLINLPLGILGLLYALRVFPDFRQPRGRFDLPGFLLIGLSVLALTAGVELTGGRTASGLPALALMGAGFLAGAIYVLHARRFPSPLINLKVFATRTFAVGITGNMVARLGIGSIPFLVPLMLQVGLCYSADVAGLIMLAPAVGSIMTKTVVLRLLKRFGYRHVLLFLTLAIAGIFMLMALQQPGWPLSLLVVQLFVQGMLMSGQFTSMNTITLGDLPSEHASDGNSLLSVSQNLCISFGVAISTALLRLFSGSGELHALHATFIAVGLMTAASAFVFMLLKPQDGDHLLGRGGAGKKDS encoded by the coding sequence ATGCTGACCACACGCGATATGTTCACCGGGCTTCCCATGATCACGGCTGCGGCCTTTTTCATGCAGACGCTCGACGGCACCATTCTGAACACGGCCCTGCCTTCCATAGCCGAGGCCATGCACCGTTCCCCGTTTTCCATGCAGCTTGCCGTCATAAGCTATACGCTTACCGTGGCGCTGCTCATTCCCCTGAGCGGCTGGCTGGCCGACACCTTCGGCACGAGGCGCGTGTTTCTTTCCTCCGTGGTGCTGTTCACGGCAGGTTCCGTGCTCTGCGCCATGTCGGGTTCCCTGCCGTTTCTCGTGGCCGCCCGCGTGGTGCAGGGCGTGGGCGGGGCCATGATGGTGCCCGTTTCCCGCCTTACCCTCATGCGCGCCTACTCGCGGGAAGACTTCGTGAAGGTGTTCAACTTCATCACCATTCCCGGTCTGGTGGGGCCGGTGGCGGGGCCCATCATCGGCGGCTGGCTCGTCACCTATGCCTCGTGGCACTGGATATTCCTCATCAATCTTCCTCTGGGGATTCTGGGACTTCTGTACGCGCTGCGCGTGTTTCCCGATTTCAGACAGCCGCGCGGCCGTTTCGATCTTCCGGGCTTTCTGCTCATCGGCCTTTCCGTGCTCGCCCTTACGGCGGGCGTGGAACTGACCGGCGGCAGAACGGCTTCCGGGCTTCCGGCCCTTGCGCTCATGGGCGCGGGTTTTCTTGCCGGCGCAATCTACGTTCTTCATGCGCGCCGCTTTCCCTCGCCCCTCATCAATCTGAAGGTGTTCGCCACGCGCACCTTCGCCGTGGGCATCACGGGCAACATGGTGGCGCGCCTCGGCATCGGCAGCATTCCCTTCCTCGTGCCGCTCATGCTTCAGGTGGGGCTCTGCTATTCCGCCGACGTGGCGGGGCTCATCATGCTCGCTCCGGCCGTGGGCTCCATCATGACCAAGACCGTGGTGCTGCGCCTGCTCAAGCGCTTCGGGTACCGCCATGTGCTGCTTTTCCTCACCCTTGCCATTGCGGGCATCTTCATGCTCATGGCCTTGCAGCAGCCGGGCTGGCCGCTTTCCCTTCTTGTGGTGCAGCTTTTTGTTCAGGGGATGCTCATGTCGGGGCAGTTCACATCCATGAACACCATCACCCTGGGCGATCTTCCGTCCGAACACGCAAGCGACGGCAACAGCCTGCTTTCCGTGTCGCAGAACCTCTGCATCAGTTTCGGGGTGGCCATAAGCACGGCGCTGCTGCGTCTCTTCTCCGGTTCCGGCGAGCTGCATGCCCTGCACGCCACCTTCATTGCCGTGGGACTCATGACCGCCGCTTCCGCCTTCGTGTTCATGCTGCTCAAGCCGCAGGACGGCGACCATCTTCTGGGAAGAGGCGGAGCGGGGAAAAAGGATTCCTGA